A portion of the Musa acuminata AAA Group cultivar baxijiao chromosome BXJ1-1, Cavendish_Baxijiao_AAA, whole genome shotgun sequence genome contains these proteins:
- the LOC135599056 gene encoding E3 ubiquitin-protein ligase At1g12760-like, with product MWWRSSLNPVLVGGGGASVDPSPLVAGGDDRVRLRGGGPRRPSLRGAARFLRRAGSRRGMREPSLLVREAAAEQLQERQSGWAQSRPVVFLDALWNLAFVAAAGGVLVLSREETPSMPLRLWIGGYALQCVLHIICVSVQFQQRLLQRGVEERARWGRASSGRPSPMEMVEARGYDAEQGHHEETAGVAKYLESANTMFSFLWWIIGFYWVSAGGQALTRDAPQLYWLCIVFLAFDVFFIIFCVALACVIGIAVCCCLPCIIAILYAVADQQEGASDEDIHQLPKYKFRRISNSEKLGAGAQRPVGGSMIECDTDSPIEHVLSAENVECCICLSAYDDGVELRELPCKHHFHRACVDKWLFINATCPLCKYNIAKINNQGGEEV from the exons ATGTGGTGGAGAAGTTCCTTGAATCCCGTCCTCGTCGGTGGTGGAGGGGCGTCCGTCGACCCATCCCCCCTCGTGGCCGGCGGGGACGACCGCGTCCGCCTCCGGGGCGGTGGACCCCGGCGGCCCAGCCTCCGCGGCGCGGCCCGGTTCCTCCGCCGGGCGGGCAGCCGGCGCGGCATGCGGGAGCCGTCGCTGCTGGTGCGGGAGGCCGCGGCGGAGCAGCTGCAGGAGCGGCAGAGCGGGTGGGCTCAGTCGCGGCCCGTCGTGTTCCTCGACGCCCTCTGGAATTTGGCGTTCGTCGCCGCGGCGGGCGGTGTCCTAGTCCTGAGCCGGGAGGAGACGCCGTCGATGCCGCTGAGGCTGTGGATCGGGGGGTATGCCCTTCAGTGCGTGCTCCACATTATCTGCGTCAGCGTTCAGTTCCAGCAGAGGCTTCTGCAGCGGGGCGTGGAGGAGAGGGCAAGGTGGGGTCGGGCGAGTTCGGGACGGCCTTCTCCAATGGAGATGGTGGAAGCTAGGGGTTATGATGCTGAGCAGGGTCATCATGAGGAGACGGCCGG TGTTGCTAAATATCTGGAGTCAGCAAACACTATGTTCTCATTCTTATGGTGGATAATTGGATTTTACTGGGTTTCGGCTGGAGGTCAAGCATTGACACGTGATGCACCACAGCTATATTG GCTTTGCATAGTTTTCCTGGCATTTGATGTGTTCTTTATCATTTTTTGTGTTGCTCTGGCGTGTGTCATTGGCATTGCTGTTTGCTGTTGCCTACCATGTATCATCGCAATTCTTTATGCTGTCGCAGATCAG CAAGAAGGTGCATCTGATGAAGATATCCACCAACTTCCCAAATACAAATTCCGAAGGATTAGCAATTCTGAAAAACTTGGTGCTGGAGCACAAAGACCCGTAGGTGGAAGTATGATCGAGTGTGACACTGATTCACCTATTGAGCATGTTCTATCAGCAGAAAATGTG GAGTGCTGCATCTGCCTCTCGGCCTATGATGATGGGGTGGAGCTGCGGGAACTCCCCTGCAAACACCATTTCCACCGTGCCTGCGTCGACAAATGGCTCTTCATCAATGCTACTTGCCCCCTCTGCAAGTACAACATCGCCAAGATCAACAACCAAGGAGGGGAGGAGGTTTAG